In Siphonobacter curvatus, the genomic window CTTTCCTTTTACGCAGGACCAACACGTACTGGTGTTGTGCGATACGGGCGTAAAACATTCCCTGGGAACCTCTGAATACAACACCCGGCGAGCCGAATGCGAACGAGGTGTGGCTATTCTACAGGCTCATAAACCCAGTATACAGAGCCTGCGGGATGTGAGTATCGAGTTCTTGCAGGAACACCAGGCTGAGTTTGATCCAGTAACGTATAAACGTTGTAAATACATTGTTGAGGAAATCAACCGCGTTGTGGAAGCCTGTAAGGATTTGCAGAAAGACGATCTGGAAGCGTTCGGAACGAAAATGTATCAGACCCACGAAGGCCTGCAACATGAGTATGAAGTAAGCTGTGAAGAACTCGACTTTCTGGTGGATCAGGCTCGCCTGAATCCGGCGGTACTGGGAGCCCGCATGATGGGGGGGGGCTTCGGCGGATGTACCATCAATCTGATTGAAAAAGGAGCGGCGGATGCTTTCATCGAAACCATGACGAAAGCGTACAAGGAATCGCTGAATCTGGATTTAGTAACGCATAAAGTCGTTATCAAAAAAGGCACTTCTCGTCTGGAATCATCGAACGAACGGGTTTAAACAAGCAACGCCAAACCGAACATCTGAAACGCAACACGCCTCATGAGTGAATTTCAATTTGACGAACATCCGCACCGCCGCTACAATCCGCTGACGGAAAGCTGGGTGCTGGTGTCGCCCCACCGGACCAAACGTCCCTGGCAGGGACAGGTGGAAAAGTCGGCGGAAGACAAACGACCCTCGTACGATCCAACCTGCTATTTGTGTCCAACCAATACGCGTTCCAACGGAGAAAAGAATCCGGATTACGAAAACGTATATGTCTTTACGAACGACTTTTCCGCGTTGATTCACGATACGCCCGCCGGACAGGTTTCCGATGGCGAACTGTTTCAGGCAGAAAGCGAATCAGGCATCTGCAAAGTAATTTGTTTCTCGCCCCGGCACGATCTGACCATTCCCGAAATGGAAGCCAAAGACATTCGCCGCGTGGTGGATGCCTGGTGTCAGGAGTACGAAGGACTGGGTACGGACCCGAAAATCAATCACGTACAGATTTTTGAAAA contains:
- the galK gene encoding galactokinase; this encodes MDPLVTAIIETFRASFGTEPALLVRSPGRINLIGEHTDYNMGFVLPAAIDREMFFAISPRTDNVCRTIAYNLNRQETFATDQLEKTEEKWTYYLKGVIDQIQKLGYEFHGFDLVFGGNIPVGAGVSSSAALEAGLAFAINELYQLGIPKMALVQLCQRAENQFVGLNCGIMDMFASLMGDTDAVIRLDCRSLEYEYFPFTQDQHVLVLCDTGVKHSLGTSEYNTRRAECERGVAILQAHKPSIQSLRDVSIEFLQEHQAEFDPVTYKRCKYIVEEINRVVEACKDLQKDDLEAFGTKMYQTHEGLQHEYEVSCEELDFLVDQARLNPAVLGARMMGGGFGGCTINLIEKGAADAFIETMTKAYKESLNLDLVTHKVVIKKGTSRLESSNERV